TATCGGTTCGCGATGGGGGCTGTTTTTCAACCTGCTTGCTAAGAAGTATGCAAAAATAGCAAAAATCAAAGGGAAAAGGAAGAAGTAATGGTTGATAATGTTAAAAATTGCTTCCATGTTTTCTCCGGAATTTATGGTGATAAGAATTTTTCTTGTAGAATATTGAAGCAACAGGTCTTCTTAAGGAATAATCGAGTTTTCTCAAGCGCAGAGATTGCATGTGACCGGAAGTCACAATTTCGCTATACACTGTCTACACCTCGCATACATTCAGGTCTTTTGCAGACCATTTTTAAAAATCAATACATACTGCAATGCTTTTACAACGGAAATTTTAGTCGCACTTGATTAGCTGAAATACATTGAAGCAGAATATCTCTCATAATAATTTTATTGAAACTTTCCTCCTTTGTCAAAGGAAAAAGAAGGTGGAGAATGGCACATATCCCGATTTTCCCGTTCGGATTGATTCTCACGTCCCAGGCATAAGGAATATTGCTGATCGTGGCTGCCACTGTGTTGGTGGCAGTGCGATCACAGACAGGCTGGAGCTGCCTGAATTCACCACATGGGTTGTTTTGGAGTGCTGATTTGCACACTTCTGTTGACATGCTGATCAATGCTCTTGAATTAATAATATTGGGAATGTGAATCCTAATTTTTTGACAAAATTGTGGAAGATGATTACCATGTTTGCATGATTAAAAGATTGATCGATCCGGAAGCCCTCATCAAACCAGGCAAAGTTCTGGTCATTTATGGTCCGCGGCAGGTAGGCAAAACTACCCTGCTTAAAGCTTTTTTATCCGGTACTCACTTTAAGTATCGTCTGGATTCCGGGGACAATATCCGGATCAGCGACCTTTTAGGTTCCCGGGATTTTGCCCGCCTGCTGGAATACGCTGAAGGATACGAACTGATCGCAATAGACGAGGCGCAGCAGATCCCGGGCATCGGCATGGGATTGAAAATACTGGTGGATCAGCGTCCTGACCTGATGGTGGTTGCTACAGGATCCTCTTCCTTCGACCTCTCAGGTATGCTTGGTGAGCCTCTTACGGGTCGCAAACTGACTGTGACTCTTTATCCGATCGCTCTTTCAGAACTGTCCGCAGGACATAATCGGCATGAGTTGAGAGAAATGCTCCCGAGCCTGTTGATTTTCGGCTGTTACCCGGAAATCATCAATGCTGAAAGCACAAAAGGGAAAATAACAGCACTGGAAGAACTGACCTGGTCTTACCTTTTGAAAGATGTTTTGTCGCTGGAACGCACAAAAGGACCCAGAGTTCTGCTTGATCTTTTGAAGCTGCTTTCCTTCCAGGTTGGGAGCCTGGTCTCCCACCACGAACTTGCGACGCAGCTCAAGATTGACGTCAAGACAGTGGAGCGTTATCTCGATTTATTGGAAAAAACCTTTGTTCTGAGGAAAGTGTGCGGATTCAGCCGCAATCTCAGAAAAGAAATCACCGCCAAAAGCAAATACTATTTTCTGGATAATGGCATTCGTAACTCCGTGATCTCAAATTTCAACTCCCTGAACGACAGGTCTGATATTGGAGCTCTCTGGGAGAATTTCATCTTCTGCGAAATGCTGAAAAAGCGAACCCATGAACAGAATTCCGGTTTGTTTTATTTCTGGAAAACCTATTCTGGACAGGAAGTTGATCTGGTCGAGGAGCGCGACGGCAGGATCATGGGATATGAATGCAAATGGTCTGATGATGATGTACGCGTTCCCGCAAAATGGCACGAGGAGTATCCGGAAGCTATGTTCAAGGTGATCACCCACAGAAATTTTCTGGAGTATTTACTGCATTGAGTTTTCCACCTTTTCCCACGCAGATGTCAGCTTTTGGAGTATTCCCAACGACTCCTCCGATCACCCACATCTTGTTGCTGAATACAACTGTTCCAGACAGGGGAATTGTCACGGGAACCTGGAAATTTTCAAGGCCACTTTTGCCAAGCAATCCTGATTGAGCTAAGATAATGAGCCTCTTGCAAAATTCCTGTTTGCGCTGTATCTTGGATAGGAATTTTGTTAGAGGCTCATATGGGGCACTGAGCTTGCGACAAATGCCTCATAATCTCAAATTCAGAGTTCGAGTTGAGGGTGCATATGAAGAAAACCTGCGCATTGATGTTCCTGTTTCTGCTCCTGGGCGGTCTTTATGCCGAACAGAAAATCACGCTCAATGAGCGGAATTCCCTGCTGACTGATGTGATCAAGAAGATCGGACTGACTGTAGTCGGCCTGGAAAAAATCTATCCTGACGAAAATTCCATGCCAAGGCTCACTGCCCTGATCCAGAATCTGCCTGACAACCGTGCTCTGGAAGCAGTCTGTTCTTCCCTGAATCTGGAACTTCTGAAATCAGGCGAAGTATATCTGGCGCAGCGCAGGCAGCATGCGGGAACCTCTGTCTTCGATGACGGCTATCAGGTGGACATGCAGCAGAAAGACTCATTCACCGGCGAAGTCAGCATCGGCATTGACAGGGAAATTCCGATGCTGAGCAACGAAATGGACAATCAGATGTTTTACAGGGAGTTCAATCAGCTGATTACAATCACTAAGGCAATTCCTGCTGAGAAAAGGATCGAATTTCTTTTCAATGGCAAGCCTCAGTCCATCAGGGAAGGCGAGAATTTCAACGACAGGATTCAACTGCTTCAGGTGGTTTCAGCGCGTGAAATTCTGATTTATTATCCTCAGATGTTCATCCGTCTCACAGTCAAAGTGCAGAATGGGACCGCAAAGGAAAAAGCGAAGGAGACTCCCAAAATGAAAACTCCAAAAGCCAAAACCCAGAAATTGAAAATCACAAACACCACACCTGCGGGAGGTAATAAATGAAGAAACTCCTGTTCTGTTTCTTGATGTCAGGCCTGATCGCTTCAGCCGAGGAAGCTAAAATCACTTTTAAAGCCGATAATCTCAAGCTGGATGAACTGCTCGCGAAAATGGCTGAATCCTGCCCTGGTGTCAATCTTGTCTACCCGAATCTGCTGGAATTTCCGGAAACTCCGGCTGACTTCCAGGATGTTTCTTTCAGTGCTGCCCTGGATCAGGTCTGCGCTCCATATAATCTGGAAGTGATGAAAACTGAAAATGTTTATGTGGTGCGGCCCAGGATCTCACAGTTGACTCTGAAGCATGGGCCGAACACCATCCAGGACGGAGGCACAGGCGAGACAGCAGACCTGAATCAGGAAATCGTCATCACTAAAATCGATTTTCCCAACAAACAGATCCAGTTCGAGATGGACGGAAAAACATACACACTGAAAGAAGGCCAGACCTTCGGGAAAAGGCTGCAGCTGATCAAGGTGGTTTCTGACGAGGAAGTGATGGTGTATTACCCGCGCATCATCTACAAGAAGCATCCGATCGATAAATAATATAGTGAATGGTGAAGACTGGTTATTCACCACTCACTTTTCACTATTCACTTCTGTAATTTCAGCCTTCTTTTCCGGTATCAGCACTGACAGCGCGATCGAGACTGTGATGATGCCAGCCAGTATGCCTAGCGAAACTCCGATCGGGATTTCGATCATTTTTGAAGTGAGCATTTTCACGCCCACAAAGATCAGAATCAGTGAGACCCCATGATGCAGGTATCTGAAAAGACTGACGATCGCGGCAAAAGCGAAGTAGAGAGAGCGCAGGCCGAGAATCGCGAAAACATTGGAAGTGTAAACAATAAAAGGATCAAGAGTTACAGATAAGACTGCAGGGATCGAATCAGTGGCAAACAGCACATCAGTGGATTCCACGACCAGCAATACGACAAAGAGCGGTGTGGCTTTGAGTACTCCGTTTTCCCTGAGGAAAAAACAACCGTGGTGGAAGTGTTTGCTGACAGGGAAAAATTTATGGAATATCCGCAGTACAAGATTTTTTTCAGGGTCAACCTGCTCCCCGTCCTTTTCCAGGATCATCTTGATTCCTGTAAAAACCAGGAAAGCACCGAACAGATAGATCAGGAAATGGAATCTGTGGATCAGCGTGACACCTGCTGCGATAAAAATACCGCGTAAAATCAGGGCACCGAGAATGCCCCAGAACAGTATCCTGTGCTGATGCTCTCCAGGCACACGGAAATATTTGAAAATAAGGATGAAAACGAACAGATTGTCTATGCTGAGTGATTCTTCGAGCAGGTACCCTGCTGTGAACTCAAGGGCAGGCTTTGCTCCCCGGAAATACCAGATCCCGGCATTGAAAAGTAAGGCCAGCAAGACAAAGAACGCAGTTGAAAGCAAGGCATGCCTGATGGTCGGAGCACCCTTGTGCTTGTTCATTACTCCAAGATCCAGGAGCAGCAGTACAAAAACCACGATGTTGAACAGGATTAGAAAAAGTCCCTGATGTTCCATTTTTCCCCTTGATTACAGCGAAAAGCGAGTGAGATCAGCTTTTTTTAAATGTTTCAAGCTCGATTTCAGCTTCTTTTAACATTTCAATCGACAGTTCATCAGGATACGCTCCTGAATAGACGATCTTTTTGACTCCTGCGTTGATGATCATCTTGGCACAGGTCACACAGGGCTGATGTGTGCAGTAGAGGATTGCTCCTCTTGTGCTCACGCCATAAAGAGCGGCCTGGATGATGGCATTCTGCTCTGCATGCAGGCCGCGGCATAGTTCCTGACGTTCCCCGGATGGAATTCCCCGTTCCTCCCGCAGGCATTTTTTCCCGTTTTCACCGCAGTGGGAGACGCCCGACGGTACTCCATTGTAGCCTGACGCGATGATGCGCTTTTCGAGTACGATCAGGGCTCCGACCTGCCTGCGCAGGCAGGTGGAACGTTTGGAAATCAATTCCGTGATTTCCATGAAATATTGATTCCAGCTGGGTCTTTTCATATCACAATGTCCCGAACAGCCGGTCGCCGGCATCGCCGAGCCCGGGCA
The Candidatus Wallbacteria bacterium DNA segment above includes these coding regions:
- a CDS encoding ATP-binding protein, yielding MIKRLIDPEALIKPGKVLVIYGPRQVGKTTLLKAFLSGTHFKYRLDSGDNIRISDLLGSRDFARLLEYAEGYELIAIDEAQQIPGIGMGLKILVDQRPDLMVVATGSSSFDLSGMLGEPLTGRKLTVTLYPIALSELSAGHNRHELREMLPSLLIFGCYPEIINAESTKGKITALEELTWSYLLKDVLSLERTKGPRVLLDLLKLLSFQVGSLVSHHELATQLKIDVKTVERYLDLLEKTFVLRKVCGFSRNLRKEITAKSKYYFLDNGIRNSVISNFNSLNDRSDIGALWENFIFCEMLKKRTHEQNSGLFYFWKTYSGQEVDLVEERDGRIMGYECKWSDDDVRVPAKWHEEYPEAMFKVITHRNFLEYLLH
- a CDS encoding TerC family protein; translation: MEHQGLFLILFNIVVFVLLLLDLGVMNKHKGAPTIRHALLSTAFFVLLALLFNAGIWYFRGAKPALEFTAGYLLEESLSIDNLFVFILIFKYFRVPGEHQHRILFWGILGALILRGIFIAAGVTLIHRFHFLIYLFGAFLVFTGIKMILEKDGEQVDPEKNLVLRIFHKFFPVSKHFHHGCFFLRENGVLKATPLFVVLLVVESTDVLFATDSIPAVLSVTLDPFIVYTSNVFAILGLRSLYFAFAAIVSLFRYLHHGVSLILIFVGVKMLTSKMIEIPIGVSLGILAGIITVSIALSVLIPEKKAEITEVNSEK
- a CDS encoding cytidine/deoxycytidylate deaminase family protein, with protein sequence MKRPSWNQYFMEITELISKRSTCLRRQVGALIVLEKRIIASGYNGVPSGVSHCGENGKKCLREERGIPSGERQELCRGLHAEQNAIIQAALYGVSTRGAILYCTHQPCVTCAKMIINAGVKKIVYSGAYPDELSIEMLKEAEIELETFKKS